The DNA segment aaataatttctctgATGCTCTCCTCCATGATGTTGCATCCTGTCAGATAGATGTTGTCTTGTTCCTCCTATCCCtgtatttattgtataattTTTACTAGTTTAAGTACCCTGCCTGTATCCGATCCCACATCCTCTGACAGCTTGGTTCTTTCCTGTTGGACATAACACTGGACATCTCCTGTCTTCTATGTAACTTAACATGCCTTTATACCGTTCATATCTTAGGGTGGAGGTCACCATTCTTCAGTTCAGACAAAACACTTACTACTTACTTACTATTAAAATATGCATTAGTTTTGCCCAGTAAGATTATGAATGAACAGGACACAGGAAGTAACACAAACAGTAATAGTATAGTATTCATAACAGTAAACTGTGTAATTCTAATATCCGCAGTTTGATCTTGAGGGAAAGTGGTCTCTCCCCATGTCAGACTCAGAGAGTGATTTATTGGTCAGAGGTGAATATTTTGGAGGCCTAAAGAATGTAAAGGCCATTTGGTCCGTTTTAGTCCTCATGTGACCTATTGCGGGCCAAAAGCAACAATCAGAAATAGCCGTCAAGGTAAAAGTCATGGTTGTAGTGCAAATACCATACTCAGAGAGCAATTACAGCAGTTGAGACAAAAAAGGTGAAGATTTTGACAGAGttttgcaaaaagaaaatgagataATCATTGATCTACTGTATATTGTAAATGATATCCCATAAACACATGATATTTTCTCTTCCTGAGCTTAGATTGCTAAACATAGTTTAAGTCCCTTCTGGCCTATTTATAGTGTTGGCCCTTGCAACAATGTCATCTGTAACTCGACTCCATCTGTTAAGTCAGAGCATGTTGAATGTCAGTTGCCAGAAGCAGAAGCACTGCAAGTCATTTCCCGCTGACTCTCTCACAGATAGCCCCATGGAGTTTGTGGGACAGCCGAGACTTTCCGGGACCTGTAACCTCCTAGGAGTGCCAGGCCCCAGCTCCTTGGACGAAGACAGTGATGAGGGTGAAGATGTTATTTGCATCAGGCCCAAATCCTCTCCCCTCCCACGGAGAAGGAGCTCTTCCACTGACGAGGAATGGGAGCCCGAGCCGCCCCTCAGCGGCTCCAGGAGAGTGTCCTTTGCAGACTCCAAGGGCCTCAGTTTGGTGCAAGTGAAGGAGTTTGACACATGGGATGTGCCGAAGCTGCCAGGGTACGGCTCCCCTGAGTGTGAAGGtacagaggcagaggagtacttcctgtctcctcacaCGTTCTCCCTTCCGTTGTCCACTGAGGAGCTGTTCGTCAAAGTGCGGGACCAGAGGTTGGAGCTGGAGACAATCGAGTTACTTCACAATAAGACGACAATACTGAAAGGCGTGATCCGTGTCCTCAACATCTCCTTCAGTAAGACAGTGTATGTCCGAACTACGTTGGACGCCTGGTCCAGCTACTTTGACCTCCTGGCAGAGTTCGTCCCCTGTTCCAATGACAGTCTGATGGATTGCTTCTCATTCAAGCTCACCTTGGTGCCCCCGTTCGGGGAGCAGGGAGCCAGAGTGGAGTTTTGTCTGCGGTACGAGACTCCTGTGGGGACATTCTgggccaacaacaacaacaggaattATGTGCTGTTCTGTCACCAGAGGGTGAAAGACAAACCACAGAGGGACAACGTGAACAAGAAAAGCTGCCTTAAGACAGTCAGGTGTGTTTAACTGTgaaggattttaaaatgtcaatactATTATATGGCTtatagtatattatatttaatctaATTATAAGAATCATGGATGGAAGAATAGACTGTCCAATTTCTGCCATTCAATTTCAAGAATATGTGTAAAGCATTTGCTTAAAGTTTGAAGCAAATTATTTGAACATATAGTTAAGAAAGCTCCTCTGTAGTATATAATAATGCATCGTCGTCTCGTGGTGTGTTAGTTGGCGAGAGACACACATGAGACAGacctaattttattttattaattcacaGTCAGAACTTCTTTGCGGAAAACATCTCAACCACGGATGCTTCTCCTGAGGAGAGTACTTCAGCTATTTCAGGTGAATATTAATTCAGCTGATTGTGAACttaagaaaatatttgttaattttgaagaatgacaaacacaatgtgcaaTATTGCTTTTTTCCAGTTGTGTCAAAATATGCAGAGGAAGCGACCACGATGAAAGCCAAGCAAATCTCTGATGGTGAAGATGGACAAAAAACAAAGGTAAgttctttttttcatgattaCTTGACACAGGACATAACAAACCAGTTCACtatcacattttgtgttttgctttaaGACTATTTAGTTGCCAAATGCAATTGAATACACAAGATTATAAATTTTCTTTTTGCAACAAAACTGTGTTTGCAGGTTTGTTACACCAGTATCTATGAAAGGGAACTTTAAGACAccatggtttgtttgtgaggtACAGGAGAAACTTAACATGAGCCTGGGTGCACTTTCTGAGAGAATGTCACTTGACTGCAGCCTGAGAAGCTCCGCCCTGTTGTACTTTGCTCCAAAAGGACAAGACGTTCATGCTGTTTGCACTTCCCCTGTGTCTCATATTTTGCATGCACGCTATTTTCTAATCACTTTAGTATTAGATAAAAACGTAGGCTACAGTATTTAACGTAACGTTCCTTTGTGACTTACAACTTTAAATCCCCACTCCCTTTTATTAAAAAAGCATGGCCGATATTAATCTTCTCTTGTTGTTGATGGACAGAACGAGAATAGACGAATCAGCAGCCGAAGAAGTGGCAGGAAGGCCGCGCGGATCGCTCGGGCccaaagagagaagggagggagcgACACTGAAAGGGAGGAAACCCCTCCAGAAGCAAAACAGGCAGCATGTGAAGAAAAGCAGGTGGAAAAGCATTCAGATGTGCCGTCACTGTCCGAGGGAGGCAACAGATCAGAACTTTCTCAGGTTGTTTCAGAGGCCctggaaacatgcagcaaaTCCCTTCTTGATGTTCTACATGATACGTCACTGGGGGATGACAGCAGATCTAACAGCGAGCCAGAGAAACCTGAGAGCAGACATTTGACTGACTCTGCAACATTAACAGGTGGTGGGAGTGCCACGGATACGTCAGATAAACCATTGCATTCACATGACGAGTCTGCTCCTGCAAAGTCAGTCTGCAGAGCTGAGGGTGAAACTCAGGAGCAACACACAAGCTATGAATCCGCTAACAACTCTGTGGTCAACAGTGTAACTTCAGTAGTGACCAGTGACAGCCTTGTTAGCCAAAACACCAACTTCACATTTGGAACTGTGGTGGCTCCACTGTATCAGCAGATGTTTGGGAGAGCGGGATGTGAGAGTGAAAACTTAGGTGAGTGGGGAAATCCTATTCAAGCAACACTGAGTATTGGAGAATCAACTCATAGTTATCCTCACTCTGAAGGGAAAGAGAGCTGCGGCACTCTTCTAACAGATCTTAGAAATAACGCTGACACATCTCAGGGAAATGTGATTAACACTCAGGAATCACACCAAGAGAACTTAGATGCCACTTCAAATAATCCTCCCAATGAGGAAGAGCAGACAGGTTTGTATGAGACGGCAGGTGACATTCAGGACAGTATAGAAAATCTACTGCATCCAGGTGAGGTCGTACAGGGCTGCACAAATGCATCTGATTTTCCTAAAACTCTGTCTGGAGCAGAAGTAAATATTTTACATACAGATTTGTTAAGTACACAAGTACCCACTGAGAGTTTACATCAGCAGGGAGATGCACAGGAAGACAGTCTGTCATGTGACTTTCAAAACcaaaaaactaaagaagaagCAGCACAGGCTCAGCCTTCAGAGAATACAAGTTCAAAAACTATATCTAAAAGAGATACAACTGAAGCGGATGACGTCACTGCCAGTGTAGAAAATTTGCTTCTGCCACTTCAGCCTGATGGTGATGAGACAGTCCAACAAACCAGCAAGGGTGGAGAAGATGACATAGAagattgtaaacacacaccagtaTCAACAACCAAGGCATCTCCAGAGGTGGATAACCTTGTAGAACCTGATGAAGATTTGACACCCAACACAGTCCATCATTCAGCTGCAAGACAAACTGAGAATATCTACATGTCTAATGGTGAAGATGCTGAGGGAAACTATTCCTCAACACCCGGGACCTCTCAGGAAACTCAGACAGAAACTCAGAGAGAAACTCAGACAGAAACTAGAAATGGGGAGGAACAAAACAAGTTGACTAACAATCGGTATGAGGATGAAAAAGAACATTCAGGTGAAGCTGAGGTCAACGACGAGGAAGATGAGTCAATGACACAAGCAACAGTGAGGGACAATCACACATGTGGCAATGATACGTTTGTGGAGTCGAAAGAGGAAGAATCTTTAAAAGATGAACCAATGTCAGCAGCCATACTACGGGAGGATTTAGCAGACACTACTGAAGAGAATAACTGGGAAATGATGGTTGAAGAGGACGAGAAGAATATTTTAGCAGATCAGGAGGAAAACAAGGCAACGTGTTTAAAAGCAGACACTGAGACAGAGCAAGGAGGACGCTCAGAGGACACAGGGATAGAGACAGAATTAGAAGACAGAAATTCAGCAGAGAGGGGAAAAGGCCTGGCCGAGGAGCTCAGTGATGCAGGGGAGAACGGGACTGAGGCTAAAGAAGCCGAGGGGCTGGAGGACAAGGAGAGCGATGGAGAGGAAATATGGAAGGTGGGAGAATTAGAAAATGTTCAAgccaaaaatacagaaaagaaagaagctgaGGAGGAACACAGAGATGGGGATATTGAAATGGAGAAGGGAGAGGAACAAGAGGAGACAGAGTTAGAGAAAGAACAACACTTTGCAGAGATGCAAGAGGTCAGTATCGGAAGGAACGGTGTccgagaagaggaggagatagaaggggaggaggaaatgCAAACAGATTTGAACAATGGAGATGATGATGGCGTGGTGTGGGACGATCAAGTAAAACCAAGGGAGGAAAACGCAGAGGAGGAGAATCCAAATTACGAGGTGGAGATTGCATTGGATGGAGCAGGAGACTCAGAGGTTGTAGATCCAGACTCAGAGAGCATGACAGCAGAGGACGGAGAAGATGAAGTGTCGTGTTTTGAAGAGATGTTAGACGTCACACAAGTTAAGGAGGAGGGTTTATCTGCTCAGATGAACCGTGTGCAGGCCTGTAACaaagacagggaggagggaagTGCACACATTCCagctgaaatatatttttacaaagaGGAGGATTTTCAAGGCACTGAGAATGACACAAATAACCGATCAGAAGCTGAGCGTTTGTCCTCGGCCATGGAGGGAGACTCGTGCATTTTAACAGATGAGCCCGAAAGTGACCAAACAGGCCACGACAGCGCAGAGTCCGACTCAGACGACGAGGTGGAGTTGTACATGCACTGTCTCAGGGCTGTTCACACTGGGGCTCAGgccaacaaagacaaaaacaaagacaaaaacaaagacacggGTTTCAGTATGGGTAAAAGGCCGTCTGTAAACCGGGGCAAACTGCTTTCCACGCCCATGCCCTCCATCACTGAGTCTCTGGATGAAGACCCACACCTCAGCTGCCATCAGGACAACCACGAAGACACGGATGCAGCAGATGTCCAACCTGCAGCCGCAGCTCCGTCACTGCTGGGCGGACAGGAGACAGTGAATACAAACGTTTCCTGGTGGAAAGAGACTTTTTCCTGCAGCAACCTATCAAGGACTTTGCTATGCATCAcattgttggtgtttttttttgtcgtgGCTTACCATTATGacttttttgcttgttttgggCTCTACTTGATATCAGTGGTTTGGCTCTGCTTTcaaggagagagaaaaccaTCGAAGAATAACAACAGAATAGGTTGAAATAAATCGTCCAccaatcatccatccattgtctatGCCGCTAATCCCACCTGACATTGGACAAGAGGCAcgttacaccctggacaggtcaccagcgtatcacagggacgaaccattcactctcacttaCACATCTGTGTTCAGTTTAGAAACTCCAATTTAACTGCAcgtgtttggactgtgagaggaaaccTGGGTACCTGGAGagaacccacacagacacggggagaacatgcaaagtccaAACAGGAAATCTCCCACTGAACCAGGATTGGAACCGGGAACCTTCTAGCTGTGAGGTGACACCctgatatacaaataaaattatctTTCATATGGGATAATGGACTCCTTTTGTTCTGCAAACCATCATGCCTGCTCTTTAGCTGTGTCTCCattcaggggccgcatccttcgtaggctgcatttgaagacaaattgtGTCACAGCGACACAACAAGGCTGTCTCCTCCAAGTGTGGCTGACAAATATGTCCTTCCATCCCTGAGAAACCATTCTTCCCAGCCCGACCaatcccagaattcattgcacTTCCAAAACAACAATTAGACAACAGTGACAAATAATGGGTATTGATTTAAAGAATATATCAGGgtaaatgttatgttttccCTATGGGAGGATGTTGACTCTCTGTTGTCAAGAGTAGGAACCAATTTTCTTGCTTTACTGTACATAAAACTTAGTGACGACTCAGCCAACAGGCTGAGGACCAGTGCTCACAGACCACTTCTGCAGAACGTTACTCAAGTGAAACCCATCCGTTTGCTGTGTATGTGAACGCTACCCTATAGTATCCTAGTATTTGTAGTAGTTACACCTAGTTTTCATAAGtctataatgaataaaatgaactaTAGAAAAATCATTTCATGTGTCAGtgactttttattattgttggaGGTCACAGCTCGTATAATAGACTAATGATAGCAGCCACCTGACAGTGAATAAAGTAGGAActgatttaattaaaatcaatgCAGTTTATTACTTGCTATTTACTTGCTTACAAATAAAAAGCAGGATTTGTAGTCTTGGGATATTTTTCTCTAAAGGTGGCAGGTTAGTAGATAAtccaacaaaaagaaaacctgaatgAGTGTGTTATTACAGAGATCTGTGGTCATACCCCCGAACTCTTACTCTAAAATCAGTTGTCACCACCTATCACTTCTAAAATATGTTTGGCATcaagctgaaaaacacaaagattaaCCTATATTTTAATACCATTTAGATGCCGTGGGATTTTCAAGCTGCAGACTGAAAGTTGATATTTAcgcattgaaaaaaaaatctcaaggGACATGGTAGGGAACAGttttttcatgaattattccccaTCTTGTTCCATCTTCTCTTATCTTTCTCTGGGAAAGAATGTCAGGGTGAAGTTGTTCCAAGTTGAGGATAAACCCTGAGCCAAGTTCGTGCAGAGTTCTGACAGTTCTGTCTGTAAAGTGTTAATCCGCAACATTAAATCTAGCAAAGGAGAGTTCACCTCTGACAGCTTCAAATGCCTGTTCAGAGTACAGGTTGGTAAATATTTTATCTCAGAATAAATCAGCAGAGTCAAATAAAGTGACTTGTTGTTGAAGCACGTAGTCCCTGCTCCCTGTTTGAACCCTGGACACAGCTGCCGTCATGTACTCGCCTGGGGATACCAGGGCAGCCCGCCATGAGGATTACCTCTCGCCTTTGCcaggaaaacatattttagtCCCCCAAAGAAACACACTAACATTTCTGACACGATTGGACACACAAAGGAAGGGTCTATCTGTTCAAATGGAACGAATAAATGTTTATACCTTCATTATTGTTTCAATTCCAAATGAAGCCTCCAGGGGTACCAGGCTATGCGAATACACTTTTTTTCTATAAATTGTATATCTGTGACTTGAGTCCTATGATTCAACCCAGCTTGCTGTTTCTGAAACAAACTTATACTGTCAGTCTGGTTATACTGGGTTCATTTGTACCCTGTGCAAAGAGTTAGCTGCTAGCAGGATATtgtttttacctgtgtgtgtgtgtgtgtgtgtgcgtgtgtgtgtgtgtgtgtgtgtgtgggtcagttGGGATTTGCTCCAGCCCCCTGCAACCTTCAAAGGGTAAATGGTGTAGATaattgatggatgaatggatgcatggatggattaTTCAAATATCTAAAAAACATTGCCTGATACAGAATGCACATTACTTGTCTCATGCTTTTCATTAAACATTATATAACCCTGTTATTTGATGCAATGTGTTTTTGGCATTGCAGTAATcaggttttttttgctttgcacATGAGCTTATCTGGCCATGTATCATTAGAGCATGTTGTCTGAACCCAACACTAATCAGATTACATATACAGCCAACTGTCTGTATGAGCTCTTTTTATGCTCGAGTGCAGTGATAAATCAAATGTACCGTGAGTATACAGACCAACGTTTACAGTCAGACAGTATTATAGTGCCACCGTCAACATTTTGAGCATAAGAGACTATTTCCTGtctattaaatcaaatattcacaCTAAAATACATGATTTATGGTCTGAGCCACActgtaaacagaaacattctaattaatacagtaaaaacaaactaGCTACAATGGTAACCAATGACATAAATTATCATTTATAAGgcctttcttttcctgtttaCCACAAGCAGCCTTTATGTAAGACCTCGCATGATGAGGCTCCATTTATACCTAGAAATGTGTTATGGTGTAATTACATCCACAGTACCACAGAGAAAGACGCAGGCCGACAGTATCTGTGATGAACAGTGCAGCACTGATCATGTGCTATTTGTTATAGAAGGATACGCTATAGCTACCAGTGATATAGGTATTTAACTATTAATAAGAATTTCTAACTTAAGTCTGGATAAAATCCCCGTTGAAACTATTTTCACAGCTGTAAAGACTGAACCACTTAAACATTGTTAACctgattatttttgatgaaCGTGGACAAATGTGTACAGAGATATGAACATGGTAgaatgatgaggaagagaaataTCGCGAGATCTGTATTTGAAAATGTGGGGTCCACCCATGACAAATAACAATGAAGCCATGTGggtaaaacaacaaacacagataacaCAAGTCAAGTCGGATGCACAAGAACGACATTTTTGGATTTTACATTTCTAATACTAAATGAAGGATGTTTGATTCAACTTTTGCAAGTAAAATCTGTCATTATGCAGATAGTTTTTTCTGCTGTCGGTGCACAAGGTAAATGTATAATTCTTTTTAGTACAGGTGTTCTACAGCATCCTCCAGAAGTCATTGCCTCAGAGACAGAGCTTTCTTGTAAACATCAGTGTTCCTAATTTTGTTGGCAGCCTACAATTTATCCAGCTGTTTTTAAGACAGTAGCTTGTTTATATTAGCCTCAGTCAGGTGACAGAAATCCCAGATGACGGACTGATGGTAACTTTTTCCAAAGCTTTTCATGTGATGTCAACATCCTGTtgtttccatccatccactatactgcttatcctttgagggtcgtaGCCAACATCTGGCATTAGAGGGAGAGGCCCTTGAAAAGTTTGCCAGCATAATGCAGGGCTGACATATACAGACAAACATCCATTCACGCTTGAATTCACAGAGAGTTTTAAGTTTAATTATTAACCTTATGTCTTTGGGCTGTGTGAGGAAGCCAGAGCCCCTGCTGAACTGGGATTTAAACTAAGAACCTTCACGCTGCGACAGTGCTTACAACTCTTGTGCCAACAATTTAAGTTTCCCTAACTCAAAGTAATCTTTGCTTGTTATTGGTCTTGTGTGCAGTATTCATTTCTTAGGCAACTTTCAAATTTTCAAATAATAATCTTCCTTTTTCCACCATTCAAGATGTCTAATGCACCTGAATAATATGAACCTCATGCTAAACATAATACTATGCGAGGACTTTCCAATGGCCTCTCCCCACACTATCCAAGCATCATGTTCATGCCCAGTCACACTCTCTCAAATCTGTTGTGCAGACTACATCCATTTCTGGGCCTAATCTGATTATCTCACTTGCAGTTCACCAAAGGTCTTTTTATGTAGCAGCATCTCTGCCAAATCCCAGTAGGTAGTACTAAATACTTGTATGAGCATGTTTTAGTCAAAGAGACAAACTAGAGGCAAGTAACAGAGTAATTATATGGAGTTAtgaatatgtactgtatatgaagggctttaaaaacactgaaagtaCGCACAATTTACATGTTTGCCCTGTGCTAAAGTTTGATAAAACAAAGATAGAGTAAAATAAGGGAAAttgttgtacacacacacacacacacacacacacacacacacacacacacacacacacacacacacacacacacacacacacacacacacacacacacacacacacgggtttACTTGTTTAGCACTTTTctttacaaagttaaaaaaggataaaacaataaacagtgtGAAACCaagattaaaaaacagtaaaattcacacagacatgaaTGACAGCTATTTTTAAAGACATAGAGGAGTTGTGGGATTTACATAATTCATTTAAACGCTCCATGACGCACACGCAGACCCAGGTAGGTTTCCAGGCCTGTGATTGGACGACGCGCTGTCATTTGTTCGACATGCCTGTCAGAGTCCACCAATCATCTCGCGTGTTGCTGGCCGGTGCGCCGGTTCGCCGGTCTTGTTGCAGCTCGGAAAAGGGGGAAGCGACCGGCGGAGGCAGCATCGGAGGTGCGGTGCTATGGACCCCAGGGACAATGTCGAGACCGGGGAGACGGAGAACCAGCCGGAGCTGTTTTACTTCCCCATCCCGGAGGAGGCACCGAGCAAGAATGAGCAGGAGAAGCTGTCGGTGGTCGTCAAAAACGTCCACAGGAAACTGCGCAGGAAATACAGAGAAGGTAAGCAAGCCACCGTGGGCCCCTCGACCCGAATGTGGCCCTGCGGCCGAGCAGCGTTAGCTCCAGTGTCTCCATGTTACCCTGCCGctagctgctgtgtgtgtgtgtgtgaaaacacgGGCCTCTGTCAGCGAGCCTCCACACAGACcgtgtggttctgctgtgcagACACCAGTGAGCTCTACATTCAGAGAGCAGGGCCTGGCTTCAAAGCTGCTTAACGTTAACATGACAGACACTTtccaatgctgctgctgctgctgctgctgtgttatcTTGTGTCTGTACTACAAACAGTGTTATCTCTCCCCCAAACCCAGTTTACTGACCACTGGGACCTTTACAGCTTAATGACAGACACTAACAGAGCCTGTCCGTGGCCAATGAATGACTTTGTTTATTGCCAGTGCATTGCTAAGAAATTATAAATAGTGTTGTGGACTAAACAAACATACACTGCAACCTCTGCAACCACATTAGCTTTATTCTTGGTACTGGCATTCAGAACTACACATCTGGAATGTTCCAATGCAAGATGGGAAATGCACGGTTGAGCTGCAAGGGGTGCACAGTATggctgaaaatgaaatacaatttaaaaaaaaatgcataacGTGATATAGGAAagcatgtgaacattttaagaaatgcTCCATAGACAAAATAACAAGTCTGTTTGGTCCAGAAATGCCTGACACTTCAAAGCACTCCGCGTTGATACACAATTCAGTCCAAAGTCCAATGTTGCCTCCATAAAGCAGTTTCACTTATTGACTTGATCATACAAGATTGCACACAACAGCCAAATGTGACCGGAGAGATTAAAGAGCACAGTCTGGTAGACAAGTGTCTATATTGACCAACAGTGTCTTCTGCAGTCTATTCCATAACATGGGTCTGCAGAGAACATGAAGTCAACTCACATTATATATGGAAAGATGTATAATGAGATTGTAGGTAAATTGCCAAGACTTGCATGATGTGTCTTCAAAATATGgcaatttaaaaatatgtcttATGAACTAAAGCTACTAGCTAATGAAATGCCTGTCTGCCACACAGGGTTTCTTAGATAAGTGCTTCGCTTTATGGAAATAGTTTAAACATCAGCATTTACTCAAACACATCTCAATCCCGGTCAAAACCACCATCGCGTCAAAAACATCTAACTGAAGAATGACTGTCTATGCAAATTGTGTAAACCAGAAATAAAATTGCTGCTCTCTGCAAAAACCTCAAGAAACACTCACTTAAGTTTCTTCCTCATTTTCGTTGCAGATATAACATGTGAGATGGATTTTGCTTGAATTTCATTTCAACCATTTTCACTGCAGTGCTCATGAGCCACAGTTGTTGGTGAGGTGATATTTTCATTAGCTCTTTTTATGTTCATTCTACTGAAACGTGCTTATTGTATTCAACAGACTTCATTAGTAGTCAAGAGGGTggagtgttgtgttgtgctgaaTTAGCAGAACGTTCCATACACAGGATCACAgaactttattcatgaaactgAGTAATTGGTCTTAGTGGGCTGATTTTCGAATCTATGAAATGTACTCAAAAGAAAGTAAATTGGACTCTTTCATAGAGTCAAGAATCGTGGTATGTTGGGTGCCACAGGGTCGTATACAGGGCCCTTTATTTTTTCTGCTGCACAATAAATTACTTAAGCAGCAACCTCATGCAATCTGTTTTTATATACTGACAAAATACCATGTAATGTATTCagtgtatacatttttttagctTTTGTGACCAGAGAAACACAAGACTGTTGACTTTGCTGCCCTTCCTCTGCTATTTGCCTG comes from the Hippoglossus stenolepis isolate QCI-W04-F060 chromosome 5, HSTE1.2, whole genome shotgun sequence genome and includes:
- the ppp1r3ab gene encoding uncharacterized protein ppp1r3ab — translated: MEFVGQPRLSGTCNLLGVPGPSSLDEDSDEGEDVICIRPKSSPLPRRRSSSTDEEWEPEPPLSGSRRVSFADSKGLSLVQVKEFDTWDVPKLPGYGSPECEGTEAEEYFLSPHTFSLPLSTEELFVKVRDQRLELETIELLHNKTTILKGVIRVLNISFSKTVYVRTTLDAWSSYFDLLAEFVPCSNDSLMDCFSFKLTLVPPFGEQGARVEFCLRYETPVGTFWANNNNRNYVLFCHQRVKDKPQRDNVNKKSCLKTVSQNFFAENISTTDASPEESTSAISVVSKYAEEATTMKAKQISDGEDGQKTKNENRRISSRRSGRKAARIARAQREKGGSDTEREETPPEAKQAACEEKQVEKHSDVPSLSEGGNRSELSQVVSEALETCSKSLLDVLHDTSLGDDSRSNSEPEKPESRHLTDSATLTGGGSATDTSDKPLHSHDESAPAKSVCRAEGETQEQHTSYESANNSVVNSVTSVVTSDSLVSQNTNFTFGTVVAPLYQQMFGRAGCESENLGEWGNPIQATLSIGESTHSYPHSEGKESCGTLLTDLRNNADTSQGNVINTQESHQENLDATSNNPPNEEEQTGLYETAGDIQDSIENLLHPGEVVQGCTNASDFPKTLSGAEVNILHTDLLSTQVPTESLHQQGDAQEDSLSCDFQNQKTKEEAAQAQPSENTSSKTISKRDTTEADDVTASVENLLLPLQPDGDETVQQTSKGGEDDIEDCKHTPVSTTKASPEVDNLVEPDEDLTPNTVHHSAARQTENIYMSNGEDAEGNYSSTPGTSQETQTETQRETQTETRNGEEQNKLTNNRYEDEKEHSGEAEVNDEEDESMTQATVRDNHTCGNDTFVESKEEESLKDEPMSAAILREDLADTTEENNWEMMVEEDEKNILADQEENKATCLKADTETEQGGRSEDTGIETELEDRNSAERGKGLAEELSDAGENGTEAKEAEGLEDKESDGEEIWKVGELENVQAKNTEKKEAEEEHRDGDIEMEKGEEQEETELEKEQHFAEMQEVSIGRNGVREEEEIEGEEEMQTDLNNGDDDGVVWDDQVKPREENAEEENPNYEVEIALDGAGDSEVVDPDSESMTAEDGEDEVSCFEEMLDVTQVKEEGLSAQMNRVQACNKDREEGSAHIPAEIYFYKEEDFQGTENDTNNRSEAERLSSAMEGDSCILTDEPESDQTGHDSAESDSDDEVELYMHCLRAVHTGAQANKDKNKDKNKDTGFSMGKRPSVNRGKLLSTPMPSITESLDEDPHLSCHQDNHEDTDAADVQPAAAAPSLLGGQETVNTNVSWWKETFSCSNLSRTLLCITLLVFFFVVAYHYDFFACFGLYLISVVWLCFQGERKPSKNNNRIG